One stretch of Rosistilla oblonga DNA includes these proteins:
- a CDS encoding PSP1 domain-containing protein has protein sequence MSTATPTDETKASPMKYVVRCGSLRTLHVATSKSSFHYGEKVIVRTDRGMETGEVLVEATEHTLSHMTNPPGGQILRSLSGDDVNDLSHISDQGRKEFDACKRHIHRLGLDMKLVDIEHLFGGERVVVYYLADKRVDFRQLVRDLASEFQTRVEMRQIGVRDEAKLLADYGDCGKPVCCNTHLSAMPPVSMRMAKLQKATLDPSKISGRCGRLKCCLRYEFDTYEEMQRELPPPGAQVLTRDGKATVIFQEILAQQLLVQTEDNRRVLIDVSDVLSVVQKKPAGDNRSSSKSKKKQNSKNLDTPSKAEGEENL, from the coding sequence ATGTCGACTGCGACCCCAACCGACGAAACCAAAGCGTCTCCCATGAAATACGTGGTGCGATGCGGTTCGTTGCGCACGCTACACGTGGCGACTTCGAAATCAAGCTTTCATTACGGCGAGAAAGTCATCGTGCGGACCGACCGCGGAATGGAGACCGGCGAGGTCTTGGTCGAAGCGACCGAACATACGCTGTCGCACATGACCAACCCTCCCGGTGGCCAGATCCTACGCTCGTTGAGCGGCGATGATGTCAACGACCTCAGCCACATCTCGGACCAGGGTCGCAAGGAGTTCGACGCTTGCAAACGCCATATCCACCGCCTCGGTCTGGATATGAAACTTGTCGACATCGAACATCTCTTTGGCGGCGAGCGGGTTGTCGTGTATTACTTGGCCGACAAACGTGTCGACTTTCGCCAATTGGTCCGTGACCTCGCATCGGAATTTCAGACACGGGTCGAGATGCGTCAGATCGGCGTCCGCGACGAAGCCAAGCTGCTTGCCGACTATGGCGATTGCGGCAAACCGGTCTGCTGCAACACGCACCTTTCGGCGATGCCACCGGTTTCGATGCGGATGGCCAAACTGCAAAAAGCGACGCTCGATCCGTCAAAAATTTCGGGCCGTTGCGGACGACTGAAGTGTTGCCTGCGGTACGAATTTGATACCTACGAAGAAATGCAGCGAGAGCTGCCACCGCCGGGAGCCCAGGTGCTCACCCGCGATGGCAAAGCGACGGTGATCTTCCAAGAAATTTTGGCTCAACAATTGTTGGTCCAGACCGAGGATAATCGCCGAGTACTGATTGACGTTTCCGACGTCTTATCGGTTGTCCAAAAGAAACCTGCCGGCGACAACCGATCGTCCTCCAAGAGCAAGAAAAAGCAGAACTCCAAGAATCTTGATACGCCTTCCAAAGCGGAGGGAGAAGAGAATTTATGA